GGCCCAGCCCGCCGGCGCCGACAAAGCCGAGGATGGCCGCCGCCCGCATGGCGCACTCCCAGCGGTAGAGGGTGTAGGAGAGGAGCGTTCGAAAGACGGTCGGAACGACGCCGTAGAAAATCACTTTCGGCAACGACGCCCCTGCGGCGCGCAGGGAGATGGCCGGCCGCAGATCCGCCCCCTCCAGAATCTCCGCGAACACCTTTCCCACCACACCGGCGTAGGCCACTCCCAGCCCGAGAACACCCGGTGCCGGTCCCAGACCCACGGCACGGACGAACATCAGGGCCCACACCAGTTCGGGGATGGATCGCATGAAGTTCAGGACAAAGCGCGCGCTCAGGTAGACGGCGGAGTGGAAGCGTTTTTTCCAGGGACCGGGATCGGGGTCTCCCTCGAACAAAGCGCCGCCGAGGGTGAAGGTGCTGGCCGCAAAGAGCGAGAGCGGCGCGCCGAAGAGAAGCGCCAGAAAGGTTCCCGCCGTGGCGAGCTGAATCGTTTCCAGAACGGGTTTTCCGATTTCCCGCAAGAACGCCGCACTGAAGTCGGGCCGCAGGAATCCCGAAAGAAAATTCGCCATGGAATTGAGGGAGTCCTGCCGGAAAAGCAGGACCGGATTCGAGTCGGTCAAAACGAAGCTGGCCAGAAGGACGGCGGCCAGGGAAAAGAAAAAGACAAACCCGCCCGGCGAGAGGCGGGGTTTTTCGGGGATGGCAGAGGCGGCGGCGGTCATCTCAGCGGCCGTTTTCGAAGGCGGCCCTCAACCAGGAGCGGGCGTCATGGGTGCCGGCGGCCTCGGTCGCGTAGAGTTTGGCGAGAAGGTCTTCGGTCACCGCACCGGGCGGCAGGTCGAACAGAAGCCCTTCGGGATGAAGGCCGATGATTCGGGGAAAGTGCCGGAGGGCGAGGGGCACGTCGTGGAGACTGACGATCAGTGTTTTGCCCTCGGCATTGCTCATGTGGCGCAGCATGGCAATGAGGCTGTCCGACAGGGAGGGGTCAACACTCGCAATCGGCTCGTCGGCGAGAAGATGGCGCGGATTCTGGATCAGCGCGCGGGCCATGGCGACGCGCTGCTGTTCGCCGCCGCTGAGGCGATCGGTGCGCTCCCAGAGCTTTTCCAGAACACCGACTTTTTGGGCCGCCGCCGCCGCCTGCTCCACGTCGCGGGGGAAGAAAAGAGAGCGCATGGCGCGCAGGAACGACCATGTGCCGAGATTTCCGGCCAGGATGTTGTGGATCACACGGAGGGAGGCGACAAGATTGTGCTGCTGGTAGATCGTGGCGGTCCGCGCGCGCAGCTTGCGGAGTTCTTTTCCCGGCAAGAATGCCGGGTTGATTCCGTCCACGCGGATCTCGCCGGTGTCGGGGAGAAGCGTGAGGTTCAGAAGGCGAAGCAGGGTGGTCTTGCCGGCCCCGCTCGGGCCGATGATGGCGGCCGACTCTCCGGGTTGGAACGCGAGATTCAGATATGCAATGGCCGTATACTTGGATCCGTCCGCGCGCCGGTAGCGTTTGGTTACGTTTTCGATGGAAAAAGCCGGATCCAATGTCCCGCGCCGTCCTGTCGCATCTTCAGGGGAATTTGGGGGAAGGGCGGCG
The sequence above is drawn from the bacterium genome and encodes:
- a CDS encoding phosphate/phosphonate ABC transporter permease, producing the protein MTAAASAIPEKPRLSPGGFVFFFSLAAVLLASFVLTDSNPVLLFRQDSLNSMANFLSGFLRPDFSAAFLREIGKPVLETIQLATAGTFLALLFGAPLSLFAASTFTLGGALFEGDPDPGPWKKRFHSAVYLSARFVLNFMRSIPELVWALMFVRAVGLGPAPGVLGLGVAYAGVVGKVFAEILEGADLRPAISLRAAGASLPKVIFYGVVPTVFRTLLSYTLYRWECAMRAAAILGFVGAGGLGQQIEISMRMFEHGQTATLILALFALVAGADVLSAFIRRRIS
- a CDS encoding ATP-binding cassette domain-containing protein, giving the protein MDPAFSIENVTKRYRRADGSKYTAIAYLNLAFQPGESAAIIGPSGAGKTTLLRLLNLTLLPDTGEIRVDGINPAFLPGKELRKLRARTATIYQQHNLVASLRVIHNILAGNLGTWSFLRAMRSLFFPRDVEQAAAAAQKVGVLEKLWERTDRLSGGEQQRVAMARALIQNPRHLLADEPIASVDPSLSDSLIAMLRHMSNAEGKTLIVSLHDVPLALRHFPRIIGLHPEGLLFDLPPGAVTEDLLAKLYATEAAGTHDARSWLRAAFENGR